GATCCCAAGTTTATCTTTATCTTTGCATGTTTATAGCATAggtgtatttttgttttttgttatgaaatttttttataatagcttattaaatataattcatatgatTAAGGTGTTTAATGTGACTAATATTAATGCACtagatatttttagtttctttgtgtaatgttatttaaaaaaattgttttttttaaaaaaaatttgatttatgtttttttaaaaaagaaattttactttgcaGTTGGATCTGAGTTCCAATAAGATCTCAAGTACTCTTTTTTTCTTGAATGGTTGTCCACAGTTGACTTATTTGGACTTgagtaataataaaatcaaagatattATTGCGCTCAAAGCATTAGTAAGTAGCATTTTTTCTGCATCATTGtactttattttctctttaatatatatgaattttttaattctgtttttaattgataaatttttctttgtgaatagtaatttgttttctttgtcattttcttTCTCATTGCAAGACAACAAACAAATAATGCATATTCAAAGtagctattgtttttttttaataattttggattttttgcaaattatatttgtttttttggCAGTTTCCTACATTTCTAGATGCAATTAGTATCTCCTATTTCCTGAAAATTCAGCATACTTGATAACAtgctttaagataaaaaaaaaataatttctagaattagaaaacatttcagaccccccccccccaataattTTGCATTCCAATtgcatattttcaaagaaatatgtttaatttaatgaGTAGCAATGTCTATAATCAAATGGAGAAAATTTATGCACTTTTTcctttttgccatttttaaagcaccttttgtatttaattgtcatagaatttttacatttttttttttcatttttataattagagtAGATAtgctttttgtttttaactttatagTAAATGAATGTTTATATGTTCTATGGAATATAAAATTCACTAGCATCTTAAATTTCTCTAATCGAAGAGCATGTTGTGGGAGTTATTCATTTAATGTAAAAGATCAATGTTGTAAATATTCAGTGCATTTCACaaatttattgagttttttttttcttttttaaataagaagttaTAGGAAATTCCTTTATTCATATTATCagctataatatatttatttatatatactgaTCTGCTGTGTTATATGAGCAATTAAAATCAATCtatgttaaaatgcattttgatttttaaatataaaagaaagtatattttctgtatttatttaggGTTACTTAATAAGCAGATATGTACAAAATTATTGtagatttaagaaaatgtttttgattatcttaggttttttaattttttttaaaggaaatgtgCAAAGTTAGTGATGCATgtgaattcaaactttaaaaaaaaaataatatcggcttttaattaaaattttttacaaaattaattttgatcttAACAGGGAAAGCTGAAAAAATTGCAGTCTCTTAAATTTGTCGGTTGCGAAATTACCCAAGTTCCAGAATATAGAAAAAGAGTTtttcatattgttaaaaatttaaaaaatctagatgGACAAGTCAAAACTGCAGAAGATGctggtaaatatttttgatttatttttattaaagaaatgtgtTTAATGGGTTTGTATTATTAGATGTTGTTAAATTAGTGAAGCtgctaaaaatatagaaaagagaaaaagaataatattataaatatctttttataattatatttattattcatttatataatttattatttcatatcatataaaaataaattttcatttataagttcattaaatattttaatcatatcagAAATGACCTTGTATCtgtagatgaaaataaatttaaaatactgaaagaaaatttgttcAGATTTTTTGCTTGTTGTAACATATACTGTTTTCATctatgaaacattaagaaaaaaaactgtttaagaaACAGTATATCTGAAATGTgtttaaatagatattatatatttataaaaattatatttattattattattattattatatacataataaaaattatattatatatttataaaaatataactgttaGTAAAGAAATcttgaattctttgaaaaaaaacttaaagtataaatataaattcgtAATACCTAAtatgtatagaattttttatttcattatatttgtatttctttaaccatttttttaaatttcactttttcaatcattaaatgatttttatcaatGTTTCAATGTTGTAATTTCACTGGTTCTGGCAAGTAAGAATTTTTGTTCTTATTgcatctttattatattaaataaatgttcttaatttttaggatttttatatcttgttagaaattatattaatcctttacctcttttaaatagGAGAAATAAGATTGATGTAACATATTCTTTAGTTTTTACAAAGTTCTAATTCTTAATGAAAGAAATTGCTACTTTAAGGTAATGATGATATGTAACCCCACTTTCCCCGAATTAATTTCTGCATATGCTGCTCATGAAGAAACTTAACTTCGTGacatatttctcttaaaaattacagcatctttcatttttatgtacttactgatgtattttaaattcagcatcttttatttatttctctgattttttttctttttttttttcttttgctgttatTTATTCATCAAAGCTCTTTATATCGCTTGTCAATAAGTCttgaaaagcatttgaaaaacTTGTGTATCagctttcttttctattattttcttatatgtgaattatatttagggaatatattattattgtcaaaaaattcatatGTAAGGTTTAAATGCAGCTCCACATTTCTaactttctcaatttttttttaaaaaaaagtcattttttgaattttatctgttttttaatataacttaaactctagatggataaaattgaGTATAcggttttgaaatcaaatttacagTTTCTATTcaactttgaataaaattcatttattagaagTATGCTTGAATACAATTATTGCAAAGTATAAAGAGCtaggtggataaaatttgatgataTGATTTGTTTATCTGTATATTTACatgtatataaatgcaataactcaagaACTTGCActgatttgaaaatgatttatgatCTTGTTATAATAATAGTTCTGTATCGAATTCAGGTTTTAATCAGTCAACAAAAAGTTGCCCAAAACGTATACTTGACTTTCTTTACTACAATATGATGCAAataatgatctgaaaataaaaatccgaggACTCctgatatttgtttgtttactcatggtttcacaatttttatactGCAAGGAAGGAATAATTCCTTTATTCTGGATTTATTGCAAGAGATTTTTGGAAGAGCTTTcctctgttattttttttttatctataaattatcaGCTTTTCAAAATTGATATAGAAAATATCATGGTAAATATTACTGCTTTCCAATTtggtgaaacttttttttttttaatatagtagtAAGTTTAAAGGTTATCTCTATTCAggagaataaagttatttagtaaaatctttttatattttatctgtgCTGCAGATTTTTCATAAAGTTTCTTTATGTTACTGAAATGCACATGTTATGGAAACCTTGTAAAGTTAGGATTGAAACAACTAtgttattaaatcataaataaagttATGATTTAAATTGAggataattgatttttaatgtgaTTCTTTTCCTGAATGAAAAATCATTCCTCTGAAATAACttgatttggggggggggggctcttgaTGAAGCTCGAAGAAAAGTGCGTTTTTgaatttggtgtttttttttttttaattgcaaatatttttagtgCATAAAGGATTAGATAGATTGTATGTTTTGcacttatttatcattaaatttttttaatctaattgacaaaattaaatttttattttaattctcactCTGCTGATTTTATAGTTGAATTTAATCCTGATCTTAagtgttaaatatttgattttttattcattgtttttatatttgaaagctTGTTTTTACTAACCAtactttttatctgaaatttacaGAAGATCCAAAAATAGATTTGACTAATGCTGGGAATGATCCTTTGAATGGAAGTAGCCAGAAAAagcctaaaaaaagaaaatcaaagggTGGCGATCCTCCCCCCAAGAAATTGAAAGTTATATTACCTCAGAAAAATGCATTAATGCAACTGAATGAATTAAAACCAGGATTAAAATATGTAGTGGAATCTGTTTCTGGACCAGCTCATAATCCTCAGTTTATTGTATCAGTTGAAGTTAATGGAACCAAATATGTTGGCCATGGTACTTCAAAACAACTAGCTAAACATGCTGCTGCTCAGTTGGCTTTAGCATCATTTGTCCAATTTAGAAATACACCAGAGGCATTGACAGCAATTAATAACCCTGTGGTTCAAATAGACTTCACATCTGACGAAAAAAATGATGGATTTTCTTTCAACAAACCTGAATCACACAAAAATGGATCTGATCTTCAAATTAatatggataatactggaaataacattcctaaaaattctttaaaaatcctGTCCGATGCATCTAAGAAGAATCCTGTtatgcttttaaatgaaattcatccaGGCTTAGAATATAAACTTGTCGATGAAAATTCTACTATTCCCAGTCAGCGTTTTCGCATGAAAGTAGAAGTTGATGGAGTTACATTTGAAGGTACAGGCCCAAATAAAAAGCAGGCTAAAGCATCAGCTGCACGTTCTGTTATGTCTAACTTATATAAAGTGTCCTATAATACATATGGTTTATCTTTATTAGCTCCAAATTCAATTGATGCAGATCTCTTTAATTTTCCTCAGCATGTGGCTGATAGAATATCACATATTCTGTCAAATACATTTAATGAGGTAATGACAGGAAATGTGGAACATGCAAAGTGGAAGGTCATAGCTGGAATAGCAATGACAACAGATGAAGCCATGGAAGACATAAAGATTGTTAGCATAGGAACAGGCACCAAATGTATTAATGGAGAGCATATAAGTATGGTTGGTGCTAATTTAAATGACTGCCATGCTGAAATAATATCTCGCAGATGTCTTAAGGACTTCTTCTACACTAATCTTGAAATGCATCTGGAGGGCGAGGAAAATAAGTCAATATTTATTAAGACAGAAAGTGGTGGATTTCAGTTGAagccaaatatcaaatttcatttatatatcagtACCGCACCTTGTGGGGATGCACGCATCTTTTGCCCTCATGAGGAAGGAGCTATAGAATCAATGGATCGTCATCCCAATCGTAATTCTCGTGGCGCCTTACGTACCAAAATTGAATCTGGCGAAGGAACTATACCTATTAGATCTGGACAAGGTATTCAGACTTGGGATGGAATTCTTCCTGGGCAAGAGCGTTTATTGACAATGTCTTGTTCAGATAAAATAGCATCTTGGAATGTTCTGGGACTTCAAGGGGCTCTATTAAGTCATTTTATTGAACCAATTTACCTTGACAGTGTGATATTGGGTGGATTGTTTCATCCTAGTCACTTGAAACGTGCCCTTTTTGGACGTATTGAGAACTCAATTAAAGAATTACCATCTCTTTTCAAACTAAATAAGCCCAAAATGTGTCCGACTAGTAGTCCAGAAACGAGGCATTTGGCAAAATCTCCTAATTTTAGTGTTAACTGGACATCTGGACTTGGACGTGCTGAAGTTGTCAATGCAACTACTGGTAAAATGGAAAGTGGACAAGTTTCTCGACTATCAAAGAGATCTTTCTTCCagcgttttttaaatatatatgatcgGTTACCACACATAATAAACTATGAAACTCCTAAACCTGGGTTATATGCtttgtataaaaatgttgttCAACACTACCAGGTTGCTAAAAGAGTTCTTACATCAGCTTTTTCAGATGCTGGTCTTGGGAACTGGGTGAAAAAACCCATTgaacaaaatgaatttgaactttt
Above is a genomic segment from Argiope bruennichi chromosome 1, qqArgBrue1.1, whole genome shotgun sequence containing:
- the LOC129969344 gene encoding double-stranded RNA-specific editase 1-like isoform X2, with product MDQKIQTVLDGRNPEEFTEVNLDNSAGPSKLQLLQQFCNVEHLSLKNCSIANLKGFPKLPNLKKLDLSSNKISSTLFFLNGCPQLTYLDLSNNKIKDIIALKALGKLKKLQSLKFVGCEITQVPEYRKRVFHIVKNLKNLDGQVKTAEDAEDPKIDLTNAGNDPLNGSSQKKPKKRKSKGGDPPPKKLKVILPQKNALMQLNELKPGLKYVVESVSGPAHNPQFIVSVEVNGTKYVGHGTSKQLAKHAAAQLALASFVQFRNTPEALTAINNPVVQIDFTSDEKNDGFSFNKPESHKNGSDLQINMDNTGNNIPKNSLKILSDASKKNPVMLLNEIHPGLEYKLVDENSTIPSQRFRMKVEVDGVTFEGTGPNKKQAKASAARSVMSNLYKVSYNTYGLSLLAPNSIDADLFNFPQHVADRISHILSNTFNEVMTGNVEHAKWKVIAGIAMTTDEAMEDIKIVSIGTGTKCINGEHISMVGANLNDCHAEIISRRCLKDFFYTNLEMHLEGEENKSIFIKTESGGFQLKPNIKFHLYISTAPCGDARIFCPHEEGAIESMDRHPNRNSRGALRTKIESGEGTIPIRSGQGIQTWDGILPGQERLLTMSCSDKIASWNVLGLQGALLSHFIEPIYLDSVILGGLFHPSHLKRALFGRIENSIKELPSLFKLNKPKMCPTSSPETRHLAKSPNFSVNWTSGLGRAEVVNATTGKMESGQVSRLSKRSFFQRFLNIYDRLPHIINYETPKPGLYALYKNVVQHYQVAKRVLTSAFSDAGLGNWVKKPIEQNEFELLF
- the LOC129969344 gene encoding double-stranded RNA-specific editase 1-like isoform X1, whose translation is MFCIIFSVAELANLTCLLSNIPDFGNMDQKIQTVLDGRNPEEFTEVNLDNSAGPSKLQLLQQFCNVEHLSLKNCSIANLKGFPKLPNLKKLDLSSNKISSTLFFLNGCPQLTYLDLSNNKIKDIIALKALGKLKKLQSLKFVGCEITQVPEYRKRVFHIVKNLKNLDGQVKTAEDAEDPKIDLTNAGNDPLNGSSQKKPKKRKSKGGDPPPKKLKVILPQKNALMQLNELKPGLKYVVESVSGPAHNPQFIVSVEVNGTKYVGHGTSKQLAKHAAAQLALASFVQFRNTPEALTAINNPVVQIDFTSDEKNDGFSFNKPESHKNGSDLQINMDNTGNNIPKNSLKILSDASKKNPVMLLNEIHPGLEYKLVDENSTIPSQRFRMKVEVDGVTFEGTGPNKKQAKASAARSVMSNLYKVSYNTYGLSLLAPNSIDADLFNFPQHVADRISHILSNTFNEVMTGNVEHAKWKVIAGIAMTTDEAMEDIKIVSIGTGTKCINGEHISMVGANLNDCHAEIISRRCLKDFFYTNLEMHLEGEENKSIFIKTESGGFQLKPNIKFHLYISTAPCGDARIFCPHEEGAIESMDRHPNRNSRGALRTKIESGEGTIPIRSGQGIQTWDGILPGQERLLTMSCSDKIASWNVLGLQGALLSHFIEPIYLDSVILGGLFHPSHLKRALFGRIENSIKELPSLFKLNKPKMCPTSSPETRHLAKSPNFSVNWTSGLGRAEVVNATTGKMESGQVSRLSKRSFFQRFLNIYDRLPHIINYETPKPGLYALYKNVVQHYQVAKRVLTSAFSDAGLGNWVKKPIEQNEFELLF